TAtagaaattagctgcagcctactGTTTACAACTCCGTCCTGATAAACATAATAAACATGAGCAGATGTGGTTTCTGCCAGACTTTCAGCAGGAATCAGGACAACCAGTTGAACTTGTAGTGAATTCTGTTATTTGGATtgcatgctgaaaaacgacggcAAATCCGAGttagatattcagcaaagatgcactGGGGCCACTTCAGCATTCAACTCTTTAACCctcgccaacgaagtcaagctcgAGTCTACCTACCCACAACTCACCCTATCATGCTGTACGCTTCAAAGACTAGGGCAGCACCATCAGCGGTGATGAAAAAGCTCGATTATATGGAAAggaagctgtttagacgaATGCTTGGCTACTTTCGGCAAatggtgtgccataacgaagaactctACTCAGAAGCGGATATCATGTACCGGCGGATGGCGGCGAGGAAACCATCAATATTTTGCCCCGCCCTCTAAAGCAGTCGCAGAAAACCGTCTTGGCTTACTTGGTCACATTATAAGGAAAATGTAGGAGCGCCTTGTCCAAGTTGTCTTGAGGATGCTTGAGGTCGCTCCTAAATCCAAATCGAAGAAGCCCACTCGGACGTCAAAGAAGGTTCAGGACAGAAGTGGTGAAGGACGACCTTAAGAAACTTGACATCGATAAgaagttcaggcgagacgtaaagcagaacatggaatagcgacgaatggattgattctgtgcaaattCTTCTTGTGTGCAAAGTCTaactgaagatcgaacaggatgggctcaAATATGCTGAAGGACTCACCTCGGCGAAGACGCGGTTAGCGAGTTAGGCCGTAATGCTCCCCCGCAAttcaagtcaagtaagtcagttGATAGACAATAATCACTCCTCAATTCTGATTTgcatttttgttcaaatctATTGTTCTCAAGGTCACAGAAAATTAAATGACGTCTACCAACAAACTTTGCGCTTTTCTCACTGATAATTTCTTCGTACGTGCTGTCCTCAGTGAATCATAATCGCCATGTCTGGAGGACTGTTTTATAGACGAGTGAGAAGATAATATCTTAGATTGAAGTGGTTATCAAGGCAACAATTTCTATGAGAATGATAATGTGTAAGTTTATACGAAGTAGGTGTGATATTTAAAAGTTCATATAAATAACTGGggaacataaataaataaaagaaaaataaaagataaataaaaataaaagataaataaaagaatcGATAGAAAATCTGGGCTATCTTGTAGATATTTAGTAAAGGAAGCGAAAATACGTAACGAACAAGAGGAAATAATATTATAGGAGTAAgatttctattatattattataggGAATGGATATTGCAATGATGTGGAAATCCCCAATCTCATCCCGTTCGTCCTCATCCGTAGAACAAAATCTCCTTCAATAAGTTTAATATACGCTACTACACCCGGAATAAGtgatggtttcttttttgttctgatgctttttgttttgttatattttatcGTAACAGATTTTGTATAAGCCTTCATCCCTGTAAATCTCTAATTCAAggtttcagaaatttccaggcTTGTACAAATTTGTCAGAGcaactaaatttttttaaacaacctAGAAATGGTAAACTCTAAAGAATTACTAGTCACTACCATCGATAaccaaaaattatttcaagaaaCGCTATCAATGTTCTTTCTTTGAATAACGCTAATGGTTTTTTATTGCTGCTTCCATTCATTTATAAAACATAAACTGTATTTATTTGCTTCAGGAGGAACAAGAAAATAGATATCTCAGTAGCTACGgatgaaattcttgaaaaaacaaGATGCAAAACAGCTCTCagtacattttaaaaacttttctgACCCACTTAAGGAAATCTTTATCGAAGAAATTCTTCTGTGTATCTGATCCGTCCCACAACCGGTTTTTCAACGTTTGCATGCGAAAAAGATACAGCAGTGTGAGATGTGGTATATATGTTACGAAGACGCTCGTTTATCAAGGTAAAACATTACTTCTCCGATCTTTTACGTGCTATTTCTCAAAAAGGTAAACGATTAATGGATCACTAACGTATCGATGATCAAAAACCGGTAACTATCTATACAGAAATGGGTCAGATATGACGAAAAGACGACCGTAGCTGGACCGGCTTGATAgatgtttctttcatttcatgacGTTTTTAGTGCATATTCATACATTTTACAACAGATCAGGCAAAAATTTCGAATCAGTTGAAGAAATACCGCAGTTACTTTCGAGAAACCTCTTCAATAGCTATTTATTTCCCTAGAATTAACACAACACAAGTTGTGCTTGTCGCAAACAGAACACTCCAAAGACTTCGATACTcccagaaatttccattttcaggACATCCCCCGACAACATGTCCCTCACGATGCAATGCATATCGTTCTTTTTCTCCCTGCTCGTCAACCTTCCCATGCGACCctctttcgtgttttttcttgGGAGCGGCGGGACACTGAATGTCTTCATGATTGTAAAAAGTAGTCGGGGCAgtcattttcgtgattttttgtGGGCGCGAGAAAGCGAAGAGGAATGTGTTCTGGGGCAGGTTTTGTGCAGTCTCCGCCAGTTCTAACTACTATCGCCTTCAACAGACTTCCAATGATTCCTAGCTACCCCATGTTTaatcatattttgaaaatgtgatAAGAAATCGAAGAGAAGGAAGAGAGCTCTTATGAATAGTTAGTTGGTCGTGGGAAATAGATTGACACTTTGCGGTACTTAGGAGTGATGGGGATTTGCTCACTATGTTTGtttcccttcttttcttcttcaaacgtGCACACTTTTAGCATTCCCTCGCATGAGTCTAAAACAGTAAGAACTATTTCCATTATCagatcgtttttttctgcagataaCGCGCACTAACGCACGTAATAATTTTCACATTACCTAGTAGGAAAAATCTTGTAACCCCTACGAtatctcactgtttttttttgccgtcaTTTTTTACTTCTAGTTGTTCATAAAAGAtgcagaaaaagtggaaattacCCTTCTTCTGCGTCACTGTAGGGGACATTTATATATAaagaaatcgcaaaaaaaatctagtcgCAAGTTCGTAGTCCgtttacttgttttttataagttttgaatttttcggaGGAAAGTACTTACTTTTGACTCATTCTCATTTTGTGTAGGTACAATATGTAATATTACCGTACATTTAAGCAGTGTTATGAACAAAGCAATCCGGTTCTTTGCCGTCTTAATTCCTACAGAGCTTAATGGGAGGGAAACATCAGAGGTCAGTGGAACGAACACTCCCACTTTCACAATCATCCCCTTGAATAAAGATCGTCTGTACCTTAAAATTCAACTTGGAAGTATCCAATGCAGAAACTATGCACCTTATAAGTTATAGCTGGAGACATTAACACATTCAAGTTATTGCTGGAAAGTTATTGCTGCTATGTATAAAAAATCTGCGAACGAGACTGCACCTCGTACTGTTACTGACGGTACGGAGTAGCATGACACTCAGAGAATGTCGTTAGTATATGAGTCGGCGCTGagtgttttaaaggcatcactccacgaatctgaagtagtAATtgtctaattgccgtaaaaacggcctgaagatacggcttcgggtgttccggcacactattttctacgaggagttcgcctggagcgcgccagccttgtgcacgcgccgcatcttaagcccgtttttatggcaattaggaagaaatggacggaatcaccccgctgtccataatctactaccccgtatacgaatactccacctgaaatctgtaccgcctcagattcgtggggtgatctgaagtagtgcggatttcaggtggagtatccgtatatggggtcgtagatgatAGAGACGGGGTTAGCTCCGCCATCTCTCCctacatcactgcaaacaacgCGACGCGCCACCCCTTgcaccgcctccgccctgcgattcgtcgaaaatcaattcggactgctccGATAGCAGTAAGGGAAGCTACGCTGCactagaaggcatcgtacaaaacagcattcaggggcctgATGCTTGCACTGattcagagagagatgagcggaaccaccccggtccccataatctacgatgcggtatatggatactccatctggaatccgtaccactccagattcgtggtaatTACGAAGGcggctacgctccaccgcgccgcttcgagcgcagccgccttcgcaattgtccgtgcttcatatcgttttgacccgactgtacgtATGTGACCGCTGTGATAGGATATTCTATTTGGTGGGCAGTCTCACCTTTCCCTTAGTCGGGAAATTTGTTATAGGTCCGACCCAGTAGGAAGCGAATGTATTCTCTTAAAGTCAGCATACCAGCaaacagcggttggaatccaggtgggaccttggcgaactgcagagatgagtggcggtagcgagaATCCCTACACGACtccaatcgctacgctccactgcgccacttcgagcgcggccgcttacgcaactatccgtgcttaatgtcgttttgatccaactatatcTGACACAGACGAACTGAAATTTCAGGACTTACGATACATCTACGCAAACGGACCAACCACTGCGGGGCTGTTTATGTTGGAACACGTCGCTACCGAAAACAATCGCTCAAGAGCACCTCTCAATCAATGATTCCTCTTCTACCAGACAACAATATTTTTTGACTTCCACATATTTTAGAAGATTCTACTCTCATCCAAGAAAAGATTGTGTGGTGACGACTTTTCGTGTGTCTTAGACACTACAAATAGTATAGTCTATAGTCGGGATAATAACAATGGCTGAAATTCATCTGAGAGAATGTGCTGGGAAAAGACGGAGAGTTCATATAGTCGGCAAGTAGGATAAATCCGGACGATCAGAAACCGACTTCATTGAAACAGCGATAAGCAAATAGTTATGAATAAATTTTACAAAAGTTACCTCTCCAATACTTTACAACAACTTCCGagaaaaactttgaagaaCAAAACTCGACTCGTTGAAATGATGGTTCTTAACACCTTCTTAGTGTTCCCCTACCTTTAAGTGAATAACTGCTATTTTCTTCAGACAGAGCCTGTTCAACTATAGATGTTACCGAAGCATTGTTGCCTGAGTTGAAGATATGGTGATTTCCGCACGAGATAATCAACTTAGGAGAAACGATGCGGGATATACGCTTCAAGAGATCCATCACCACAAAAATTTGGGGGTTTCTGGTCATGTCATAGTTTGTGGTCATAACGGGCGAGATTCGGCGTGACCTATTTGCACTACGACCAGACAAATTACGGAACCAGCGCATTGACAGTGATTATTCcgcattttctggaaagaaaataactacGAGTAGGTATGCACCGTTGTAACATTAAGGAACCTTAAGACATTAAGTCTCTATGCTGACAACCCAAACAGCGACGATAAATTTTGAGCTTGTCTTCTCGCTTTTCACAGCCTAATGATCTACACTTATTCAAGGAAGACACACGACGTCTGTGTTGTGGCGAAGAGGACCTGAAGGCCACCACGATTGCGTAGGAGTAGTGCCGCGGTAGGATCCTTACTCATCCCTCCATCCCGATTGGAGCTAGTGAGGGTCCCCAATGGGGCACAACAGCTCTCGCGACAACACTGACTCgtcttaaaataaaaataaaaagtaatggaGAAAAGTGGGGTGGATGGTTTACAGTTACCACGAGGTGAGAATCCAGGAACTGCGCATTTTGGAGAAGTGTGCTAGAAATCTAGAAAGAAGCTATGTAAATGAGTTTCAATTAACGTCGTTGGCAAGTCTATACAGATCCGATGTTGTGCGGTTGCGAGGACGTCACTCGTGCCGTAGTTGGCGCACTTGGACAGCCGCCCACTCCACGCTGCACGCATCCTCGAAGCGCAGCATCCGAACTGTGATAAGGCGGGTTGTCAGTCTGGTCACCCCCTCTCACCCACCATCGCTCGACCACCGAGTGGCCGTCGCTGCTGACGAGCAGCACGGCCTTGTCGTCACGTATCGATCGGCAGAGACGCAGAGGGATTCTGGCCGTCTGCCCGCACTACTCCCTCCCGCATTCGCACTCGCGGGCGGACTGTCGTCTGCTGAGCACGACCTCCCTGGCTTGCGACCTCCTTGAGTGTACCGTCGAATTCCCGAGGTGCTGCTGTTGTGCTCTGAGTCTGTCGTGTATGTGTTGTTCACCGGAGAACCAAATTGCGGCATTCTGGAGATTCTCTGGGTGGCGCAGTGAGTCAGCGCTACGTCAACACTGTTCTTTTGATTTATCTGCTACTGCCAATAGTGCTATGCGGGTAATCAGTTACATGTGCGGTATGGTGCACATGTACTTGGAAAGCAAAATCCACAACGTTGTACGGCGTCGAACTAAATTCACTGTAGTTTGGATGAATATGTCCTTCAATTCGTTTTTTAGTTTCATCATCGCTTCCTAACCCAGGTGGTTGTTCGTTGCTGTCACTGTTACATCCCTCTTTTGGATTAAATCTTACAAATAGCTCTGTTAATAAATCCAGACTGCTGAAGTTATATTTACTTCTCGGTCACTCGCGTAAAGACAGCGGGCTAAAAATGGTCGCGATACGTAGGATCTCGTGCGTTGCGTACCTTCAATAGTTCTCGTTATTTTTAATCCAAACAGAAGATCCGATAGATAGGGCGTATTTTTAGgacgtttgttttttgttgctttcattttattagaaAATCGACTTATTACTGGTGGTCAGATTGAGTtcgtagaagaaaaactttgggAAAAAACTATTGTTTCTTTCTTGGTTCAAAGTGCAGCTAACATGGATAATCTAACTGATTCTTGTTATGTATCAATTCAGCGCTATGTTCAGTCATCGTTTCCAGATTTTAGAGGAGAATAAATGATATAGTTACTAACGATTACCTGCgcggacttttttcttttgcgacGAAATCTTAGCCTTCGGACATTTCCTTATTGgagttttcgtttattttctcaCTCTAGACGTATAGTACAGCCTACGCTATTGTGTTTTATGTGCGTTCAGCATAGGAGATATATAGCCTTTTGTCTACCGATGTACAGGAAACTGTCTTAGCTTTACGCTGTCGTTCAGTaatgaaaacaggaaaaaagtaggaaacaGCACATCTAACTACGTTTAAGGATGAACAGTTTTGAGGACAATATAGTTATTAAAGAATCAGCTTTGCTTTTGcctgatttttctggaaagaaagcGAATTTGTGGATTAAGGATAACAAATAGTGTTATGAAGTCGCATAGACTTTGTTATGAACGGTGCTCTCAAAATAAGTGCGACCATACTAAAGTGAAGTTGCTAACTTTCATTTCCCTAAAGGTATGCTACCATTTGAAGATTTGGAGTCTGACTTTTATGTGGAACGTGGATGCAGTTGCATCCATTCTTCAACGTTTCTTCAGCGAGGAAATGTGACTTTCTATATCAATTTCTATGATAGGGTTAACCGTGGACTGCAATGACAGAAATGCAAATTGGAGTGACATTTTTTAACAGTGTCTGGAACTCCTTTTTTGCCAATATTCCTCTTCCTTTGATTTTAGAGGAAtggaagttttctttcaattcgCATTACATTTTGGAATGAGCGtttcaaaggagaaaaagtcCAGTTCATAGATCTCTGTTGAGTTGCTactaaaatatgcaaaaacaGTTCACATgcaaagaaagaagtgaaaaaagaaatgtttctgGATTCGCGGTGTTCTTTCGGAAGTTAGGTAGTGAAGAGCATCCTCTCTACGGATTTGTTGGTAATTATTtagtttccattatttttatttttattgactGAAACTCatcttttcttacttttttttgagaaggcTCCTAAAATATAGGTTTAGACATACTTTTACATTGATAAAAGACAGATATTGTCCCAGATGTGAAATCAAATCCTTTCcatgttttattttgtgtaaTGATCATCTGGAATGATTGTTCTGGTTTAGTCGTTGCATAAAATCATAACCATTCAAAACCTATATTTTAAGTGGTTAGAACGGGAACTAATAATGTTTCATATTCAACGTAATTAGCATGAATTCTTATCATTCGCTTCCTTTGACGAGAGTTTTAACAGTCGTTCGACAAGATTGTTAGGATTAGGTGTTGGCTCTTTACACATTGAAATCGTTTAGGTAAGTGGTAGGAATGGATTCGTTTGCGATGTTGAACGAGGAGGTGTTCAAGCATCTATGCAGCTTGGCTATCGACAAAGTTAGCGACAAGactgaaagaagaaaggcCGGATGTGGTGGCATGGCTATGAGGAAAAGGTGTGTACAAATATGTACATTAAGTATAAtgttttcctcttatttttactttcaatCTGAATTGAGTATCAAGTATCTAGTaacgtgttttttctttcttacgaATCTCTTTACTGGATACCAcatcacatttcttttcttaaaagcATGACTACTATCAGTGACAAAATCCATGGACATCTATGTTTCACCAGTAGTGTATTTGCAAGTTTCATTGccgttttattttctcaatgAGGCACAAAAGTCCCCTCAACATGTGTTGTAATTCTATGCAGATATTGATGAGGCAGTAATATGAGCACTGAAAGGATATCAATATTCTGTCCTTCGAATACTTTCTCGTTCGCAAAGCATCATTCCTAGAATTTTGGGAAGTTTGTACATGTTAAGTAGCTTGCTAGGCTTActcatgttttatttattttttatgttgaaaTCGTTCCATTTCTAGGatctgtattttttaaattatgaatTCAAGACATCTATTTTTGCGGTGATATTATATCGTAGGGAAATCATCGTGAAATACAAGGTTCATTTATTCATACTTTAGACTCCTTATCAAAAACTTCGTGAATGATCTTTGTCGGAAGAAAGACGAACAAATTGAGGAGAGAAATGCAGGCGATTGTTCATCGCAAGATCCTGAGGGTTTGTGCGGACAGGTACATGGGAAACACTTCTTAGATTTGTTCATTTACTTCTCAGTTTGATTTCCTTTAGAATAATGAGATCGACGAAACCTCGGATTCGATTTCGTATGAGCTGCAGAGATCTCATGATAGTTCCGACATCACCGATGATGACGGCTTGGAAGAAGATGATGTCATCGTAGCCGAAGACGACGACATAACTCCAATGGTTAGTAGTATTATTCCAATTAATATTGATTTTGAGGCTCAATTTGTTGAACATTGAGCATACAGTGATAGGATCTACTGTTTTCCTTTCGAAATTAACCATTTTAGCACGATATCTGGTTAGATTCGGCTGCCGTGCCTGACAGTTCAGTTCTCTCCGATGCTCTTTTATTTGAACCTATACATTCAAGTAGGTTGATTGACCCCTTGATTTAATTTACTTGCATAGGAAATCACTAGTAACTTGTGAATCGTTGactaaattttttcaatatgttTTTGATCTCATTTGTGTTaatttggatttcttttgcATAATTGCCTTTTCTCCTACTTCAGATTTCATTAGTGTTACTTTTTGCCGGTGTTCATAGTGCTTAACTGAATTCTGTAACActactatattttattttcttttcggaaCCTTGCATACCAGTAGTAGAAGTAGTAAATGCAGAGTTTT
The Necator americanus strain Aroian chromosome I, whole genome shotgun sequence genome window above contains:
- a CDS encoding hypothetical protein (NECATOR_CHRI.G2352.T1) is translated as MPQFGSPVNNTYTTDSEHNSSTSGIRRYTQGGRKPGRSCSADDSPPASANAGGSSAGRRPESLCVSADRYVTTRPCCSSAATATRWSSDGG
- a CDS encoding hypothetical protein (NECATOR_CHRI.G2351.T1), whose protein sequence is MHWGHFSIQLFNPRQRSQARVYLPTTHPIMLYASKTRAAPSAVMKKLDYMERKLFRRMLGYFRQMVCHNEELYSEADIMYRRMAARKPSIFCPAL